The Lysinibacillus pakistanensis genome includes a window with the following:
- a CDS encoding helix-turn-helix domain-containing protein, which yields MFHQILLQIFQKLNNERTISAAYHILRGKRSGQTIQDIGLFQLHPYFGLLTKLPRPTFDNAVKLFSQYSWLDIQESGHYSLKKLGLQRAEQTPAFLFDGWHYRGNEHIFFARLSLIVQSLSYQNAGVRSFSPISRDVTIQSWVRSFLLKHNYQDRHLQEQLLVECERALAELPQADTNKQLVLYRLSGQNLPGWTWQQLASERKEVVLDSQLAFIELLHTLLNEVHQKGYPLLSEIAEGLRVKALITDSAQQTAYLYEQGYSIEQIVQIRKLKQSTIEDHLVELAMYEPNFSIGSFVSYEEAEKVWQASKQYQTKKLKTLHEVVEGMSYFQLKLILAKGEV from the coding sequence ATGTTTCATCAAATTCTATTGCAAATCTTTCAAAAGCTCAATAACGAGAGAACAATTTCTGCTGCTTACCATATATTAAGAGGAAAGCGTTCAGGTCAGACGATACAAGACATTGGGCTATTTCAGCTACATCCTTACTTTGGATTATTAACAAAGCTACCGAGACCAACATTTGATAATGCTGTAAAGTTATTTTCGCAATATAGTTGGTTAGATATACAGGAATCTGGTCACTATTCCCTGAAAAAGCTCGGTTTACAGCGAGCAGAGCAAACGCCTGCTTTTTTATTTGATGGATGGCATTATCGAGGAAATGAACATATTTTTTTTGCAAGATTGTCTTTGATTGTACAAAGCCTCTCTTATCAAAATGCTGGAGTACGTTCTTTTTCTCCAATCAGTAGAGATGTAACGATTCAGTCATGGGTTCGCTCATTTTTACTAAAGCATAATTATCAGGATCGGCATTTACAGGAACAATTATTAGTAGAATGCGAAAGAGCGCTTGCAGAATTGCCCCAAGCAGATACCAATAAACAGCTTGTCCTTTATCGATTAAGCGGTCAGAATTTACCAGGATGGACGTGGCAGCAGCTTGCTAGTGAGCGTAAGGAAGTCGTTTTAGATAGTCAATTGGCATTTATTGAACTTCTACATACATTATTAAATGAAGTACATCAAAAGGGGTATCCTTTGCTTAGTGAAATTGCAGAGGGATTAAGGGTAAAGGCATTAATCACCGATTCTGCACAACAAACAGCATATTTATATGAGCAGGGCTATTCAATTGAGCAAATTGTGCAAATAAGAAAGCTTAAACAAAGTACCATTGAGGATCATTTAGTAGAATTAGCCATGTATGAACCGAACTTTTCGATTGGTTCTTTCGTCTCTTATGAGGAAGCAGAAAAGGTTTGGCAAGCCTCGAAACAATATCAAACGAAGAAGTTAAAAACATTGCATGAAGTAGTTGAAGGCATGAGTTATTTCCAATTAAAACTTATCCTTGCGAAAGGAGAAGTGTAG